In the Candidatus Zixiibacteriota bacterium genome, one interval contains:
- a CDS encoding sodium/proline symporter, with amino-acid sequence MDSQIVLTISFIVYTSAIIGVGLYSSRMRKRTEDDFTLANRELGPWVSALSASASAESGWVMLGLVGEAYLFGMSAFWIVPGIAAGYLFNWFVIAERLRRESLRMGTSTLPQYLDARFGGGSVALKSIAIVIITAAMLGYVAAQMNAAGKAFDAVFHLPYWLGVLIGAVVILVYTITGGFRAICWTDVIQSSFMFVAMVGMPIILLARIGGWDMFMQGLQSIDTHAGSSEAIMLSIAGGKTGMTAFGFVIGLLGIGLGYPGQPHILARFMAVRDEESVKRGGAIAISWMVIVYLGAVLFGLMAKVYFGIMDDPEQALPRAVSEFLPPVIGGFVIAAIVSAICSTADSQLIVVSTAISRDVPAMLGKMGRSFKQIQFTDRVVLVVLALISVFFALTENRVIFSFVLYAWSALGASFGPLVILSLLWKGTTRAGAIAGMLTGIIVTIVWRNVPSLKAVVYELVPAFVLAFLAVWLVSLMTSSGKVAERQE; translated from the coding sequence ATGGATTCACAGATTGTTCTGACAATATCATTTATTGTCTACACCTCCGCCATTATAGGTGTGGGACTCTATTCGTCGCGAATGCGCAAGCGAACCGAAGATGACTTCACCCTGGCCAATCGTGAACTAGGACCCTGGGTATCGGCGCTTTCAGCGTCGGCCAGTGCGGAATCAGGTTGGGTGATGCTGGGTTTGGTAGGTGAGGCTTACCTGTTTGGCATGTCGGCTTTCTGGATTGTTCCCGGCATTGCCGCCGGATATCTATTCAACTGGTTCGTTATTGCTGAACGCTTGCGTCGGGAATCGCTCCGTATGGGGACGTCAACTTTGCCGCAATACCTTGATGCCCGTTTCGGAGGCGGTTCAGTGGCTCTGAAATCAATAGCCATCGTTATCATTACGGCCGCCATGCTGGGCTATGTGGCTGCTCAGATGAACGCTGCCGGCAAAGCGTTCGATGCTGTGTTTCATCTTCCATATTGGTTGGGAGTGTTGATCGGAGCGGTGGTAATTTTGGTCTATACAATTACCGGTGGCTTTCGCGCCATTTGCTGGACTGATGTCATCCAATCGAGTTTCATGTTTGTTGCTATGGTTGGGATGCCAATTATCCTGCTCGCTCGAATCGGTGGTTGGGATATGTTCATGCAGGGCTTGCAGTCGATTGATACTCACGCCGGTAGTTCCGAAGCGATCATGCTTTCGATAGCGGGTGGGAAAACTGGAATGACCGCCTTCGGGTTTGTCATTGGATTGCTTGGCATTGGTCTTGGTTATCCTGGCCAACCGCACATTCTCGCCCGGTTCATGGCGGTTCGCGATGAGGAGTCGGTAAAGCGCGGAGGTGCCATAGCCATTTCTTGGATGGTCATAGTTTATCTTGGGGCGGTGTTGTTCGGACTGATGGCCAAGGTGTATTTTGGCATAATGGATGACCCCGAACAAGCGTTGCCGAGGGCAGTCAGTGAGTTTCTGCCCCCTGTAATTGGCGGGTTCGTAATAGCGGCCATTGTATCGGCTATCTGTTCCACCGCTGATTCTCAGCTCATTGTCGTCTCCACAGCCATCTCCAGAGATGTTCCCGCTATGCTGGGAAAGATGGGACGGTCGTTCAAACAAATTCAATTCACCGACAGGGTAGTATTGGTCGTTTTGGCCCTTATATCCGTTTTCTTCGCTTTGACCGAGAATCGTGTTATTTTCTCCTTTGTGCTCTATGCCTGGTCAGCGTTGGGGGCGTCGTTTGGTCCGCTTGTGATTTTGAGCCTGCTCTGGAAGGGAACAACCCGCGCCGGGGCTATTGCTGGTATGCTTACTGGAATCATCGTTACGATAGTATGGAGAAATGTGCCATCGCTCAAGGCTGTAGTCTATGAACTGGTGCCAGCCTTTGTTCTGGCTTTCCTTGCAGTGTGGTTGGTGAGCCTGATGACTTCTTCGGGCAAAGTCGCAGAGCGACAGGAATAG
- a CDS encoding thrombospondin type 3 repeat-containing protein: protein MVSLLTGRRCHDSTDSDSDGIEDDCDNCPQTANLSQLDSDLDGAGNLCDNCPDVHNPDQLDTDGNGIGDVCCCNGDGLRGNVDDIGEVNIADLTYLVSYLYTGGSEPPCMEESDIDGNVEINIADLTYLVSYLFTGGPAPVACP, encoded by the coding sequence ATGGTTTCGCTGCTGACCGGTCGGCGTTGCCACGATTCGACTGATAGCGACAGCGATGGAATCGAGGACGATTGCGACAATTGCCCCCAAACCGCAAATCTGAGTCAACTGGATTCAGACCTTGATGGGGCAGGCAACCTGTGTGACAACTGTCCCGATGTCCACAATCCAGACCAACTCGATACTGATGGGAATGGAATCGGCGACGTTTGTTGCTGCAACGGGGATGGGTTACGTGGAAATGTTGATGATATCGGCGAAGTCAACATTGCCGATCTGACCTACCTTGTGTCTTATTTGTATACCGGAGGATCGGAGCCACCATGTATGGAAGAAAGTGACATTGATGGCAATGTCGAGATCAATATTGCCGACCTGACCTATCTGGTTTCGTACTTGTTCACTGGTGGTCCTGCACCGGTTGCGTGTCCTTAG
- a CDS encoding metalloregulator ArsR/SmtB family transcription factor, which translates to MQDFLSITKALSDENRVRVLMALGTGELCVCQIIELLNLAPSTVSKHMSILKQARLVEGEKSGKWVYYRLACSAPKAALEAIEWAKKHLVAEATVKRDAKSLKAIIKQHPVEVCRKQKATRTARTAKGAVIASVG; encoded by the coding sequence GTGCAAGACTTTCTTTCCATTACCAAAGCCCTCAGCGATGAAAACCGGGTCCGCGTCCTAATGGCGCTTGGCACCGGAGAATTGTGTGTTTGCCAGATCATTGAGCTGCTCAATCTGGCCCCGTCAACCGTGTCCAAACACATGTCCATCCTCAAGCAGGCGCGACTAGTGGAGGGTGAGAAGAGCGGTAAATGGGTTTACTATCGACTAGCTTGCAGCGCACCAAAGGCCGCTCTGGAGGCTATTGAGTGGGCGAAAAAACATCTTGTGGCTGAGGCGACCGTCAAGAGAGATGCCAAGAGCCTAAAGGCGATTATCAAGCAGCATCCTGTCGAAGTCTGCAGGAAGCAGAAGGCGACCAGGACGGCACGGACAGCTAAAGGGGCAGTGATAGCATCGGTGGGCTGA